From one Stieleria sp. JC731 genomic stretch:
- a CDS encoding WD40 repeat domain-containing serine/threonine protein kinase codes for MDDSREKWITIDRLCDAYEASLQEGHTERAPFLAGVPSGWRDQLMHELDAIDAAYRDAKETREQTVTASPGEIGSRRLPKQSRLAELATLDSNKVWLGRFEIRKRLGTGATGSVWCARDARLARWVALKVPHATRVMSETNAARFQTEARAAAAISHPNVVQVHEVLIEDGLPILIQQWIDGPSLAKYMKEHGPLDFDLAADWMAQIADAVATAHECGIVHRDLKPANVMLDKNRPMVLDFGLASYPQLSNGLTSEGTVLGTPAYMSPEQAEGGDDGNKPPTDIYALGVILYEMLTGAPPFVGKAREVIQANKTNIPVPPRSRRAGIPRDLETITLRCLAKSPTGRYRTANDLRDDLIRFRKREPIKARKVSAIENVRVWMRLHPIATLLGTMVPLIVLLTIFLAVSQFRQHRLVDKLIEETVENRELVTEHHMVQLARASQEIKSGDRHRGLAMLREIPVAARNWEWQLLDMVSHSPAQSILNGKANKDFDAPINSLEVSHQRRFLFAASADGKVIRWKLPAHKPLFLKDPNKRPRFPKPEVLYAGVSEVTDLATSPNGKWLAWSNIDGDVFIWNLEENQLAQHLEQADQTNANTLAFSPKSNQLVVAGGNELGENVRPDWSSWITRYQLSKSGAFELAESYHWDRAAFTSLVFTGEDEIYCTRGSLTIPGELLEQRDIGMVQRWRLENGQLRSDKMIWRGTAMMGMDYHPLTRRVAWCDESGMVYVRCLDHDSNKSLCQFRVGEQALTQVRFAPSGRELAVTSLNGNVSRWNIGLPESSEPHSASQNLEGTSDEKAASSKTDNQSSQLAANQESSSESSLAATSSDTQRLANDQEPSAPTASTEIRPTLGVRHVKDYFGHESPVRDAAYLFPPILKPRELRQYFGTAYLVSCSDNGNIFQWGHENHQSIDAIELPSHGLLDAKWLSNDNIIAVSLNHRKSFQPGFQTHKLPSATIEHRSVKQVRQLSLPIANPQQSAANLIAIACADRIHIMRPGSGEPLQQLNIPDSRRSHFTTACVIDERYVVAGVTRLEKPVKSLSPQTPAELAKNRQISVLLYDLQHPDQPSERALESKSVITTAHFAPQANLLLIGTANGSFLSLPMRFPVMTADKPEQQSTLRQHWPNQTIRTHEGHRGGILDIESVDDDQLATVGRDGMCYLWNLTELRQQKFAPESTAIQTKLMVSAAPVNCVTANTDGSRLATASEDRMIRIWDTNSGLELVSIGPRKTRIMSIQFSPNSDKLLIADPTGYVEVIRLNGRPAGESENQK; via the coding sequence TCGCCGAATTAGCCACCCTCGACTCGAATAAAGTCTGGCTGGGCCGATTTGAAATTCGTAAACGCTTGGGCACAGGTGCAACGGGAAGCGTCTGGTGCGCTCGCGACGCACGTCTTGCACGCTGGGTCGCTCTGAAGGTTCCCCATGCGACACGAGTGATGAGCGAAACGAATGCGGCAAGGTTTCAAACCGAAGCACGCGCCGCCGCAGCAATTAGCCACCCCAATGTCGTCCAAGTTCATGAGGTGCTAATCGAAGACGGCTTGCCGATTTTGATTCAGCAATGGATCGATGGACCATCTCTTGCCAAGTACATGAAGGAACACGGTCCCCTGGACTTTGACTTGGCCGCCGACTGGATGGCACAGATTGCCGATGCGGTCGCCACCGCGCACGAATGCGGCATCGTTCACCGAGATCTAAAACCAGCTAATGTCATGCTGGACAAGAATCGTCCGATGGTGCTGGACTTCGGATTGGCGAGCTACCCACAGCTATCCAATGGCTTAACAAGCGAGGGCACTGTCCTTGGTACACCTGCTTATATGAGCCCCGAACAAGCCGAAGGCGGTGACGATGGAAATAAACCACCGACGGACATCTATGCGCTCGGTGTGATTCTTTACGAGATGCTGACCGGTGCACCGCCGTTTGTTGGCAAAGCACGCGAAGTCATTCAGGCGAACAAAACGAACATTCCGGTCCCGCCCCGCTCACGCCGCGCAGGCATCCCACGCGATTTGGAAACAATAACGCTCCGATGCTTGGCCAAAAGCCCCACCGGTCGATACCGAACCGCCAACGATCTGCGCGATGACCTGATTCGTTTTCGAAAACGCGAACCGATTAAGGCAAGGAAGGTTTCCGCGATCGAGAATGTTCGGGTTTGGATGCGGCTACACCCGATCGCGACGTTGCTCGGAACGATGGTGCCGTTGATTGTTCTCCTGACTATCTTCCTGGCGGTCTCTCAATTCCGTCAGCATCGGCTGGTCGACAAGTTGATCGAAGAGACTGTTGAAAACCGCGAGCTGGTTACCGAACACCACATGGTACAGTTGGCTCGAGCATCCCAGGAAATCAAAAGTGGCGACCGCCATCGTGGCTTGGCTATGTTGCGTGAAATTCCCGTTGCCGCAAGGAACTGGGAATGGCAACTGCTCGATATGGTTTCCCACTCGCCAGCCCAATCGATCCTAAACGGAAAAGCCAACAAAGATTTTGACGCACCGATCAACTCGCTCGAAGTCAGCCACCAACGAAGATTCCTTTTTGCCGCATCCGCGGATGGCAAAGTCATCCGATGGAAATTACCCGCTCACAAACCGCTCTTTCTAAAAGACCCAAACAAGCGTCCTCGATTTCCTAAACCCGAGGTTCTCTACGCGGGCGTTTCCGAAGTGACTGACCTAGCGACCAGCCCCAATGGGAAATGGCTCGCCTGGTCTAATATCGATGGCGACGTTTTTATTTGGAACCTTGAAGAGAACCAACTGGCACAGCATCTCGAACAAGCAGATCAAACAAATGCGAATACGCTGGCCTTTTCTCCAAAGTCCAATCAACTGGTCGTCGCCGGTGGAAACGAACTTGGCGAAAACGTTCGACCAGATTGGTCAAGCTGGATCACTCGCTATCAGCTGTCAAAATCGGGTGCTTTCGAACTAGCCGAATCGTATCATTGGGACCGAGCCGCATTCACATCACTCGTCTTCACTGGCGAAGACGAGATCTACTGCACGCGTGGAAGCCTGACCATCCCGGGTGAACTGTTGGAACAACGTGATATCGGAATGGTTCAGCGATGGCGTTTGGAAAATGGTCAACTACGGTCGGACAAAATGATCTGGCGAGGCACCGCGATGATGGGCATGGACTACCATCCGCTGACTCGACGGGTTGCATGGTGCGACGAAAGCGGCATGGTTTATGTCCGCTGTCTTGATCATGATTCCAACAAGTCGTTGTGCCAATTTCGAGTCGGAGAACAAGCTCTGACGCAGGTGAGATTCGCACCAAGTGGGCGAGAACTTGCGGTCACATCGCTAAATGGAAACGTCTCACGCTGGAATATCGGTTTACCCGAATCGTCCGAACCACACTCAGCATCCCAAAACCTGGAAGGCACCTCGGACGAAAAAGCCGCCTCTTCGAAGACGGACAATCAATCATCTCAACTGGCTGCCAATCAAGAAAGCTCTTCCGAATCATCCTTAGCAGCAACAAGCTCAGACACCCAGCGTCTTGCGAATGATCAAGAGCCCTCTGCACCGACCGCTTCCACTGAAATTCGGCCGACATTGGGTGTTCGACACGTCAAAGACTACTTCGGACATGAATCGCCTGTACGTGATGCGGCTTATCTGTTCCCGCCGATCCTAAAACCGCGTGAACTGCGGCAGTACTTTGGAACCGCGTATCTCGTTTCGTGCAGCGACAACGGCAACATATTTCAGTGGGGACATGAAAACCATCAGTCCATCGATGCGATCGAACTGCCAAGCCACGGGCTTCTGGACGCAAAATGGCTATCCAATGACAACATCATCGCGGTCAGCCTGAACCATCGAAAAAGCTTCCAACCGGGATTCCAAACTCACAAACTGCCATCAGCAACGATCGAACATCGATCGGTCAAACAAGTGAGGCAACTGTCGCTGCCGATCGCCAACCCACAGCAGTCGGCCGCCAACTTAATCGCTATCGCTTGCGCGGATCGAATCCACATCATGCGTCCTGGATCCGGCGAACCGCTTCAGCAATTAAATATTCCAGATAGCCGCCGTTCCCATTTCACAACCGCATGCGTCATCGATGAACGATATGTGGTCGCTGGCGTGACGCGGCTTGAAAAGCCGGTTAAAAGCCTGTCGCCGCAAACGCCGGCCGAGCTTGCAAAGAATCGTCAAATCAGCGTTCTCTTGTATGACCTACAGCATCCCGATCAACCATCGGAACGTGCCCTGGAAAGTAAGTCTGTCATCACGACCGCGCACTTTGCACCACAAGCGAATTTGCTGCTCATCGGGACCGCTAACGGAAGTTTTCTATCGCTGCCAATGCGTTTCCCCGTAATGACCGCAGATAAACCCGAGCAGCAATCAACATTGCGTCAGCATTGGCCGAACCAGACTATCCGGACACACGAAGGGCACCGTGGTGGCATCCTTGACATTGAATCTGTTGATGACGATCAGCTAGCGACCGTCGGACGTGACGGAATGTGCTACCTCTGGAATCTCACAGAACTTCGCCAACAAAAGTTCGCCCCCGAGAGTACTGCAATTCAAACCAAGTTGATGGTCAGTGCGGCACCGGTCAATTGTGTCACCGCAAACACTGATGGGAGCCGGTTGGCGACCGCCAGTGAAGACCGCATGATTCGAATCTGGGACACCAACAGTGGACTCGAGCTGGTTTCGATCGGCCCCAGAAAGACCCGTATCATGTCGATCCAATTCAGCCCCAACAGCGACAAACTGCTGATTGCCGACCCGACCGGATACGTCGAAGTCATTCGCCTAAATGGACGACCAGCAGGCGAATCAGAGAATCAAAAATAG
- a CDS encoding DUF5722 domain-containing protein, with the protein MTSRNVVAVVLLANLLLNPSYGTACAGGQLSIDWHKLAPRNNQVELHSGDSEIGLTTRGTDPFVWFELPSLSKQQLDWVFELSYFCADGVENLEWRIGDNASLSPVWTLPNIPKAEGWTNYTVNLSELLADRLPVQMPVSVRVDLGTKADVRITVRHAIVRPMTEAEQQQQKEERGKREAKQRLAERIANHQTRTWSADIKQVVAMQGDIRVAGELTKVDDGLSLTVRLPSEIASESFGVQERETWKLNPSSDGRFEVRLSKAESRKLLPGSRFQIVSLSEDGRQWRPESAEDYIPVSVDQSDREPPAVLHAAKGLTCIDTRFDSETLVELGLGHASVNLLIDGLVSPEEIIGWVPTEINGRQWWVNEARLSGYDRNIRVARQAECVVAGILLIQSGNHHTGTSLAHPEATQAGPYAMPDLTSEPSVHRYLAALDVLGRRYGGSESMLRVDHWIVHNEVDYGWQWTNMGEQPFEVFMEHYLRSMRLVDHVMRQYNRHSQVFISLTHRWNASDCIAWKTYAPREMIRWLASDSRLHGDFAWGVAYHPYPESLWNADFWNDTKVDDTDQTELITMKNLSVLDRLMHQPEMRQKGGALRPVICSEQGYHAAVDHPEQLKIQAQALLKTWQTLRNCPSVIAFDYHRPVDHPNEGGLRLGLRGLPSSSNPIGSPKPAWEVFKAIGTSDEASVASQLGID; encoded by the coding sequence ATGACTTCTCGGAACGTCGTAGCCGTTGTTTTGTTGGCTAACCTGCTTCTAAATCCGTCTTATGGGACGGCCTGCGCCGGCGGACAACTTTCGATTGATTGGCACAAGCTGGCGCCACGCAACAATCAAGTTGAGCTTCATTCGGGCGATTCCGAGATTGGGTTGACTACTCGCGGGACGGACCCATTCGTTTGGTTTGAATTGCCATCGTTGTCAAAGCAGCAACTCGACTGGGTGTTTGAGCTGAGCTACTTCTGTGCAGACGGGGTCGAGAATCTGGAATGGCGGATAGGCGATAATGCCAGCCTGTCACCGGTGTGGACGCTTCCAAATATTCCCAAGGCTGAAGGTTGGACGAACTACACGGTCAACCTTTCTGAATTACTTGCCGATCGCCTTCCGGTCCAAATGCCGGTGTCAGTGCGTGTGGATCTGGGCACCAAAGCTGACGTGCGAATCACCGTGCGGCATGCGATTGTCCGTCCAATGACCGAAGCCGAGCAGCAGCAACAAAAGGAAGAACGCGGCAAGCGTGAAGCCAAGCAACGGTTGGCCGAGCGAATCGCGAATCATCAAACCAGAACTTGGTCTGCCGACATAAAGCAAGTCGTCGCGATGCAAGGCGACATACGGGTTGCCGGAGAGTTAACGAAAGTGGATGACGGTCTTTCGTTGACCGTGCGTCTGCCTTCGGAGATTGCTTCAGAGTCATTTGGTGTGCAGGAACGTGAAACCTGGAAGTTGAATCCCAGCAGTGACGGGCGTTTTGAAGTTCGGCTGTCAAAAGCTGAATCGAGAAAGTTGCTTCCTGGTTCAAGATTCCAGATCGTCTCGCTTTCTGAGGATGGCAGGCAATGGCGACCCGAATCGGCCGAAGATTATATCCCTGTCAGTGTGGACCAGAGTGACCGCGAGCCACCAGCTGTATTGCATGCTGCGAAAGGTCTGACCTGTATCGATACACGATTCGATTCGGAGACACTTGTTGAGCTTGGGCTGGGGCATGCGTCGGTCAATCTGCTGATTGATGGCTTGGTTAGCCCCGAAGAAATCATTGGATGGGTTCCAACGGAAATCAATGGTCGTCAGTGGTGGGTCAACGAGGCAAGGCTATCAGGGTACGACCGCAACATCCGGGTCGCTCGGCAGGCCGAATGCGTTGTCGCGGGGATCCTGTTGATCCAATCAGGAAACCACCACACTGGTACTTCGCTTGCGCATCCAGAGGCAACCCAAGCAGGGCCTTATGCGATGCCGGATTTGACATCAGAACCTTCGGTGCACCGGTACCTCGCTGCGCTGGATGTGCTGGGGCGTCGTTATGGTGGATCTGAATCGATGTTGCGTGTTGACCATTGGATTGTTCACAACGAAGTCGACTATGGGTGGCAGTGGACCAATATGGGCGAGCAGCCTTTCGAGGTGTTTATGGAGCACTACCTGCGTTCGATGAGATTGGTCGACCATGTCATGCGGCAATACAACCGTCACTCACAAGTCTTCATTTCGCTAACCCACCGATGGAACGCGTCGGACTGCATCGCATGGAAGACCTATGCGCCAAGAGAGATGATTCGATGGCTAGCGAGCGATAGTCGACTGCACGGCGACTTTGCTTGGGGAGTGGCTTACCATCCCTATCCTGAGAGTCTTTGGAACGCAGATTTTTGGAACGATACCAAAGTCGACGATACTGATCAGACCGAGTTGATCACGATGAAGAATTTGTCCGTGCTTGATCGATTGATGCATCAGCCCGAGATGCGTCAAAAAGGCGGGGCACTACGGCCGGTGATCTGTAGCGAGCAGGGATATCATGCGGCTGTAGACCATCCCGAGCAGTTGAAAATCCAGGCACAGGCACTTTTAAAAACTTGGCAAACGCTTCGGAATTGCCCATCGGTTATCGCGTTTGATTATCACCGACCTGTTGATCACCCAAACGAAGGCGGCCTGCGTTTGGGGCTTCGCGGCTTGCCGAGTTCTTCCAACCCGATCGGAAGCCCCAAGCCCGCATGGGAGGTTTTCAAAGCGATCGGCACCAGCGACGAAGCGAGCGTGGCATCGCAATTGGGAATCGACTGA
- the mtaB gene encoding tRNA (N(6)-L-threonylcarbamoyladenosine(37)-C(2))-methylthiotransferase MtaB → MSAKLRVTTLGCKVNQYETELVRQGLQKVGFSDCADGDQADVCIVNTCTVTNQGDAKSRQVIRRMSRDNPNARIVVMGCYATRAPEEVAALPGVVDVVTDKRELPDLMSRFGVVDVPTGLDGFSGRHRAYVKVQDGCLLRCSYCIIPHVRPDLTSRPLDHITEEVQRLTEAGHREVVLTGIHLGHYGVDWNRNKPREDWTRLSDLMRSLCELPGDFRIRLSSIEATEVTRSLIAVMNEYSDRVVPHLHLCLQAGSDSVLRRMRRRWGTKMFLDRCRLLRQSLVKPAITTDIIAGFPGETDEEFQQTLQTCREAGFSKIHAFPFSARRGTPAAEMPDQIPGDVKTERVRQLGELETELRRDYYHSLVGEEVQLLVESIRKLASIGQAGNQSVVRGTTCRYAAAEFLTEQNGIEAGQLIRAKVISADDDRVNVVPV, encoded by the coding sequence ATGAGCGCGAAACTGCGTGTGACAACGCTCGGTTGCAAAGTCAACCAGTACGAAACCGAACTCGTTCGACAGGGACTTCAGAAAGTCGGATTCTCCGATTGTGCCGATGGCGATCAAGCCGACGTGTGCATCGTTAATACCTGCACGGTGACGAATCAAGGCGATGCTAAAAGCCGTCAAGTGATCCGTCGTATGTCGCGAGACAACCCCAACGCACGAATCGTCGTGATGGGATGCTATGCGACTCGCGCACCTGAAGAGGTCGCCGCCCTTCCCGGCGTGGTGGATGTGGTGACGGACAAGCGAGAATTGCCGGACTTGATGTCTCGCTTTGGCGTCGTCGATGTGCCTACCGGGCTAGACGGATTCTCGGGCCGGCATCGCGCTTATGTCAAAGTTCAAGACGGTTGCTTGCTGCGGTGCAGTTACTGCATCATTCCACATGTGCGGCCAGATCTGACCTCGCGTCCCTTGGATCACATCACCGAAGAGGTCCAGCGCTTAACCGAAGCCGGCCACCGTGAAGTCGTACTTACAGGAATTCACCTGGGGCACTACGGCGTCGATTGGAATCGCAACAAGCCACGCGAGGACTGGACGCGGCTTTCTGATTTGATGCGCAGCCTTTGCGAGTTGCCCGGTGACTTCCGAATTCGCTTGTCCAGCATCGAAGCGACCGAGGTGACTCGCAGTTTGATTGCGGTCATGAACGAGTATTCCGATCGCGTTGTTCCGCACCTGCACTTGTGTTTGCAAGCGGGTAGCGATTCGGTGCTTCGCCGGATGCGACGTCGTTGGGGAACAAAGATGTTTCTCGATCGTTGTCGCTTGCTCCGTCAATCGCTCGTCAAGCCTGCGATCACCACCGACATCATTGCCGGTTTTCCTGGTGAGACAGACGAAGAGTTTCAGCAAACGCTGCAGACTTGTCGCGAAGCTGGGTTTTCAAAGATTCACGCGTTTCCCTTCAGCGCCCGCCGTGGAACACCTGCGGCCGAAATGCCCGATCAGATTCCCGGCGACGTGAAAACCGAACGTGTTCGACAACTCGGGGAACTCGAAACCGAACTACGCCGTGATTACTATCACAGCCTTGTTGGTGAAGAGGTTCAGCTGTTGGTCGAATCGATTCGTAAGCTAGCGTCAATTGGTCAGGCTGGAAACCAATCGGTTGTTCGCGGAACGACCTGCCGCTATGCCGCAGCCGAATTCTTGACTGAGCAAAATGGAATCGAAGCCGGTCAGCTGATTCGTGCCAAAGTCATCAGCGCCGATGACGACCGTGTGAATGTCGTTCCCGTTTAG
- a CDS encoding ATP-dependent Clp protease adaptor ClpS, protein MSENDVVVAEPTTKKTNKTKPKRQPMYNVILWDDSDHSYNYVVMMMRKLFRHPVEKGFEIATEVDFKGKAICLTTTLEHAELKRDQIHGFGKDDLIPRCKGSMSATIEPVEG, encoded by the coding sequence ATGTCAGAAAACGATGTCGTGGTGGCAGAACCAACCACCAAGAAAACCAATAAGACAAAGCCGAAACGACAGCCAATGTACAACGTCATCCTTTGGGATGATTCGGATCACAGCTACAACTATGTGGTCATGATGATGCGGAAACTGTTTCGGCATCCGGTCGAAAAAGGTTTCGAGATTGCAACCGAAGTCGACTTTAAAGGCAAAGCGATTTGCTTGACCACAACGCTTGAACATGCCGAACTAAAACGAGATCAGATACACGGCTTTGGCAAAGACGACCTTATTCCTCGTTGCAAGGGCAGCATGTCCGCAACCATCGAGCCGGTCGAAGGATAG
- a CDS encoding dipeptidase — protein sequence MPSEESFREILTAIQSSSQRHLDDLIEWLRIPSISSDSGKVGEVRRAGQWVLEKFKAAGLETRIIETDGHPFVFAQTPEVAGAPVVLVYGHYDVQPVEPVNDWISGPFEPTIRDGNLYARGATDDKGQALTHVQSVCDWLASGKALPLQIKFLIEGEEEVGSENLERLLPDMSDELACDCVVISDSGQYADGQPAITYGLRGIATYELHIKGPSQDLHSGSFGGAVMNPAIALCKMLSSIVDADGVIQIPGYYDKVQPLSDSEREQWKQLPQTDEKFAAGIGVKELYGEKGFTTDERRWARPTFDINGLTSGHQGEGVKTIIPAEASAKISFRLVPNQDPKELTEQLNAHLAANTPPGITWKLVSDHGAPGMLASTDTPFVEAANVAIEAAFGAKPVMIREGGSIPIVTRFQETLECDCLLLGWGLSDDNAHSPNEKFRVADFHRGIEASARLWHEIAKRAQ from the coding sequence ATGCCCTCCGAAGAATCATTCCGCGAAATTTTGACCGCAATCCAGTCTAGCTCGCAACGACACCTGGATGATCTGATCGAGTGGCTGCGGATTCCCAGTATCAGCAGTGACAGTGGGAAGGTTGGCGAAGTTCGAAGGGCTGGCCAATGGGTTCTGGAAAAGTTCAAAGCCGCCGGACTGGAAACTCGTATCATCGAAACCGACGGGCACCCGTTTGTGTTCGCGCAAACCCCCGAAGTTGCTGGAGCCCCCGTTGTTCTGGTCTACGGGCATTACGACGTCCAACCCGTCGAGCCCGTCAACGATTGGATCAGCGGCCCATTCGAACCGACGATCCGCGACGGAAACCTGTACGCCCGCGGTGCGACGGACGACAAAGGTCAGGCACTCACACACGTCCAAAGCGTTTGCGATTGGCTTGCCAGCGGTAAAGCACTACCGTTGCAAATCAAGTTCTTGATCGAAGGCGAAGAGGAAGTCGGCAGCGAAAACCTCGAACGACTGCTGCCCGATATGTCCGACGAACTGGCATGTGACTGCGTCGTGATCAGCGATAGCGGACAATACGCCGACGGACAACCCGCAATTACCTACGGATTACGCGGGATCGCCACTTATGAATTGCACATCAAAGGCCCCAGCCAAGACCTGCACAGTGGATCTTTTGGCGGCGCCGTAATGAACCCCGCGATCGCGCTGTGCAAAATGCTGTCATCGATTGTCGATGCAGACGGCGTCATCCAGATCCCGGGTTACTACGACAAAGTGCAGCCACTGTCCGACTCCGAACGCGAACAGTGGAAGCAACTGCCGCAAACGGACGAGAAATTTGCGGCCGGAATCGGCGTGAAAGAACTGTACGGTGAAAAAGGCTTCACAACCGACGAACGACGCTGGGCAAGGCCAACATTTGACATCAATGGACTGACAAGCGGACATCAAGGCGAAGGCGTCAAAACGATCATCCCCGCCGAAGCTTCCGCAAAGATCAGCTTTCGCCTGGTTCCCAACCAAGACCCAAAGGAACTGACCGAGCAGTTGAACGCACACCTAGCTGCAAACACACCTCCAGGAATCACCTGGAAACTGGTGTCCGACCATGGCGCCCCTGGAATGCTCGCGAGCACAGACACGCCATTTGTTGAAGCCGCCAATGTCGCCATCGAAGCTGCCTTCGGTGCTAAACCAGTCATGATCCGCGAAGGCGGTTCGATCCCAATCGTGACCCGCTTTCAAGAAACCCTCGAGTGCGATTGCCTACTGCTCGGCTGGGGCTTGTCCGATGACAACGCCCACAGCCCGAACGAAAAGTTCCGTGTTGCTGATTTCCATCGTGGGATCGAAGCCTCTGCCAGGCTCTGGCACGAGATCGCAAAACGGGCACAATAA